Genomic segment of Gloeocapsa sp. PCC 73106:
GCCTTGGTACTTTTATTTTCTGGTTATTTTAGTATTATTTGCGCCTTGGTCGGTTTATTTACCCGTAGCGATCGCCCGTGTAAAGTTTTGGCGTCGTCGTTTTTGGCGTCTGCAACCGCGCAGTCAACAACTCAGTCTCTTTGCTTTGGTTTGGTTTGTCACCGTCTTCGGTTTTTTCAGTATCGCTGTGACTAAACTCCCGAGTTATACTCTCCCACTAATTCCTGCAGCTAGTATTTTAGTAAGTTTACTATGGAGTGAAATCAAAGTTTCTCGTCCTATATTAATTAGCATTGTTGCTAATATTGTTTTGGTATTTATTCTTGCTGTTTTTTTCTGGTACAGTCCCCAAATTATCGGTCCAGATCCCGCTGTAATTGACTTACCTGAGATCATCGCTGCATCAGGTTTACCTGAACGAGGTGCGGTAATTTGGGCTTTAACCGGAATAGTTATGATATTTTTAGTAAGAAATAAACAATGGTGGCGCTGGATTATTTGGACTAATTTAGTGGGTTTTGTGGCTTTTTTTCTATTGGTATTGACACCAACGGTATTTTTAATCGATTCAGTGCGTCAGTTACCCTTGAGACAATTATCTACAACAGCGATCGAGGTACAAAAACCCCAGGAAGAACTTTTTATGTTGGGTTTTACTAAACCTAGCGTCGTTTTTTATACGCAAAATCACGTTAATTTTTTCCGATCTTCCGGTAGCTTTGAAGATCATCTTCAAGCTTGGCGAGAAAAACAAACACCCACTGATAGTATGCTGATTATTACCTATACTCAGAAACTAGAGGAGTTTGAATTAGATCAACGAGACTATGAATTAATTGAGCAACAGGGAGTCTACCTATTACTACGCGTTGCTAAAATATGAGGATAGGATGATGGACCAGTTAAATACTTACGACCAAGACTTTTATCAATGGACTTTAGAACAAGCAAAAGCGATAGAAGATCGCAACTTGAATATTCTAGATTGGGCAAATTTAAAAGAAGAGATAGAAGCATTGGGACGTAGCGAATATAACGCAGTAGTAAGCTTGCTCCTGAAAGAGATAGAGCATCTGTTAAAAATAGATTATGTTCCTATTCCTGATTGTAAAAATAAATGGACTGCTGAAGTCATTGCTTTCAAAAAAGGAATTAAACGTAAAATCAGTCCTAGTATGAAACCAAAGCTAGAAATTGAATTTGAGGAAATATACACCGATGCTAGAGAAATTGTAGAAGCTGAATATAAAATCACTCTTCCTAAAGAATCTCCCTATAATCTTGATCAATTACTAAACCATGAATCAACCACCGACTATTTATCCCGGAGAAGTATTTGCTGATACTTCAGACTTTGACTTAGGCATTCGTCAGCTTATACCTCGTTATGATGAGATGTTAGAAGTAATTACTTTATGTGTTCCCGTAGAAGCAACCCATCTAATAGAGCTAGGTTGTGGTACAGGAGAATTGACTCTCAAACTACTCAAACGTTGTCCTAACGCTCGTTTAATTAGCTTAGACTACTCACCGCGCATGGTGGCTAGCACCAAAGCTAAAGTAGTTGAACAGGGATATCAAGAACGTTGTCAAGTATTGTCAGCTGACTTTGGTGAATGGGCGACAGGAGGTCAAATCGAGGGAAATATACCAACAAATTGTGACGCCTGTGTTTCTTCCCTAGCCATTCACCATCTCAGTGACGAAATGAAAGGAAAATTGTTTAAATGTATCGCTCAACATCTTAAACCAGGAGGTTATTTTTGGAACGCAGATCCAGTCTTACCAGAATCATCTTACTTAGCTGATACTTACGAAACACAAAGAACGAATTGGATTGAACAACAAGGAACAACTAGAGAAGCAATCAAGAGTAAATTAGGACAAAGTGAGGCTTATGGTTATTCGGGACAAGATCGCCTAGCGACTTTAGCTGATCACTTGGCTTTACTTCAACTGGCAGGATTTAGGAATGTAGCGGTACCTTGGAAGTATTTTAATCTAGCCGTCTTTGGTGGTTGGGTTTAAAAACTGACTACCCCACTCTTTTAGGAGGGTGGGGAGTAATTTCAAGCCGTAACGGAGGCTTGAGGTTTAGCAAAAATCATTCTTCCTGCGGAGGTTTGTAGAGCAGAAGTGACGATTACTCTAGCTTCAGCCCCCACGTAATTACGTCCTTCCTCTACCACTACCATCGTTCCATCTTCGAGATAACCGATTCCTTGGGTAGGCTCTTTACCTTGCTTAATAATCTTAATGTCTATGGGGTCCCCCGGAAGATAAATAGGACGCATCGATTGAGCGAGGTCGTTGATATTGAGAATATTAACTTTTTGCAGATTAGCAACCTTACTCAAATTGTAGTCATTAGTCACTAGAGTTGCATTAATTTCTTGAGCTAGATGTACTAATTTAGCGTCTACCGTAGGAATGTCTTCATAGTCTACTGGATTAATGATAATTTGCTCAGGAAAAGAGTCCTGAATGCGATTGAGTATGTCTAAGCCTCTTCTTCCTCTGATCCGCTTTTGATCATTAGTGGCGTCAGCGAGTTGTTGTAACTCATGCAAAACGAACTGAGGAATTAATATTTGTCCTTCTAAAAAGCCGGTATTAAATAGCTGCTCGATTCTGCCATCTATAATGCAACTGGTATCGATAATTTTAGTAGATGCGGGTTCAAGCATCCCTTCTGATACTAAAATTGATTCCATGCTATGAGGATTAATAAGTCTTAAAAAAGCCCGTCCATGGGTGTCAGCTAAATCTATACCCAAGAAAGCAAACATAATGCTACCGAGAATTGCCATCATAGGTTTAATAAAGCCGAATTCTTGAGGAATTGGCAGCAGGAAAATGGGAGCGAGCATTAAATTAGCCACAAGCAAACCAACGACTAAACCCACAGCTCGGGTTAGAATCACTTCGATGGGAGTATTGCGTATCTGGGCTTCAAGACGACGATAAGTAGTTTGAGCGACTAAACCTACGGCTAACCCGATAATAGCAGCAAAAACTGCGGTTACCAGACGTAAAGCTTCGACATTAGAAACCTCCGCTAAAACCGAATCCGGGAGTAAGTTTACGCTATCAAAACCAATCCCGCCTCCGGCTATGATAAATAAAATTATGATGATTGCGTCTAGCATATCTGCCATCCATTTGTATGTTGTTGCCGAAAAACTAATCTATTTCTTTCATTATAATTGCAGATAAAATTTAAGCGGTATGACTTTAGAAATAGTTACTTATTTCTTGTTAAAATTTGATTTCAAGCAATTCACAGGAGTTTAGCCTGAATGAAACAAAGTTCTCAAAGATCCGTTATTTTACTTATGACTGGGGGTTTATTGATCGCTAGTCCCAATGTTGCCTTAAATAATATAAATATCCCTGCTACGAGCCCTATAAATACAGGGACAATTGCGGCGGGTAACGGTTTAAAATTAGGAACTTTAGTACCTACGACAGGAGATTTATCCTCCATAGGACAAAATATGCCCGTGGCTGCGGATTTGGCCGTTGAGACTATTAACGCCTGTGGTGGAGTCAATGGTGCACCTGTTACTTTGATTAACGAGGATGATCAAACAGATCCCGCAGCGGGTGCTTCGGCTATGACTAAACTGACTGAGGTAGATCGCGTCGCTGGAGTGGTAGGATCTTTCGCTAGTAGTGTTTCTAGTGCAGCAGTAGAGATAGCAGCACGCAATCAAGTGATGTTAGTTTCTCCCGGTAGCACTAGTCCGGTATTTACTGAGAGAGCTAGAAATGGGGAGTTTAATGGTTTTTGGGCCCGCACTGCGCCTCCTGATACCTATCAAGCTAAGGCTTTAGCCGCTCTTGCTAAGAAACAGGGCTTAAACAACGTTTCCACAGTGGTGATTAATAACGATTATGGTGTAGGCTTTGAACAACAATTTGTAACGTCTTTTGAAAATCTGGGTGGAACGATTGTTAACAGAGATCAGCCCGTACGCCATGAGCCTAAAGCTACTACTCTAGATACAGAAGCGGCAGCCGCTTTTGGAGGAGGTGCTGAAGGAGTAGCTGCAATACTATACGCTGAAACCGGAAGTATCTTACTGCAGTCGGCTTTTAAACAGGGTTTAACTGAAAACGTTACTATTTTATTAACCGATGGTGTATATAGTCCGGAATTTGTAGAGCAAGTTGGGAAAACCCCTGAGGGTAAATCGATCATTGCAGGAGCACTAGGGACGGTACCTGCAGCTAGTGGGGTGGGTTTAGACGCTTTCACTACCCTTTGGCAAAATAGTACTGGTAAACAAGTTACGGCCTATGTTCCTCATACTTGGGATGCTGCAGTTTTGTTGATGTTGGCTGCAGAAGCTGCTAAAGCTAATACAGGAGAGGGGATTAGCAGTAAAATTCGGGAAGTTGCTAACGCGCCCGGTGTGGAAGTGAGTGATCCTTGTGAAGCGATGGAATTAGTTCGCCAAGGTCAAGATATCAATTATCAAGGTGCAAGCGGAGATGTAGATATCGATGAGTATGGCGATGTAGTCGGAAATTATGATGTCTGGCGAGTTAATGAAGATGGTAGTTTAGAAGTAATAGATACTGTTGCTCCAGCTGAATAAATCTCTTGTTTTAGGTGTGGGGCGACTGGGCAAGTAACTTGTTGCTCCATTTTACCCCTTGACAAATACAGATGTTTTATATTATACTTTTAGTATAATGGGAATTTGTGCGGCCCTGCAAGTCACCTCCCAATAAATTTAAAAACACCGGCAATAACAAAGAGCCCCCAGTAAACTACCTACACTGAATCAAAGCCACAATGTTTATGTTAGACTTACCAATTGGAAGTTAGAAATGATTAATTGTCGGGCTGAAAACGATAGAGGTGAATATAAAATTATTACAACTGTTAATGGCGGTGGCGATCGCTCAAGCCACACCTTCTGTTTATCCTGAAGATTTTGTCACTGATTATCTAGAAGAGTGTCGTCAACTAGCTCTAGCTGAGGATTTAACCACTGAAGAAGCGGACGTACTTTGCGCTTGTACTATTGAGAGCTTTCAAGCACAATATTCTTTTGAGGAGTATCAACAACTATCTCAAGAAACCAAAGAAGACATAGGTTATATTTGTTTTGAGGAGATATTATACGAAGATTAGCGAGTCAGTGCGATTATTAGTACTAAAACTACGACAAACAACCCCAGGTATATAAACCAAGGATTGAGTTTCTTTTTTCGGGGAGGAGATACAATCTCTTCCTCTGTTGGGGTTTCTAGCGCGGGTGTTTCTGGTATTTGTTCTTGTTCCCTTTCCGGTTGTTGTTGTGCAGCTTTCACTCCTGGAGTAGCTAGATTAACTTTTTCCAGTTGATTACAGATCGCCTTAAAAAAATCCAGTTTTGTTTCTGCTTTTCCTTTGACTGCAATAGTGATTGTCTTTGCTAATGGATTAGCTTTGACTATTGCTTTATCACCTCTACTCGTTAAAACTATACCATGACGCCAATAGAGTTGCTGATCTATGTATTTTTGCATCCGTACGGTCAAACGAGAGAGAATCTGAGGTAAGAGTTCATTATATTTATATTGTACAGTTAAGGCTTCGTCCCAGTTATCAGTCACCGGATCAACTTCGGTCAAAAGATAAGGGATAATTAAATTATCTTTAGTTTCTGTTAAATAACCCAATTCTAAACTTTGGATTACTTGTATTAACAAGCGACTTTGTTCGAGATTAGGAAGTTGTAATAGTTGCTGAATTTGATTAGGATTAACGATACCCTGAGTTGCTTGTTGAAAGCTAGTATTATTAAAAATCTGTGCTAAATTATTAACTAACCATTCCGGTTTAATTAGATGTTCTTCTTTAAAGATAATCACGCCGATATTTTCTAATAAATGAACTAAATCTAGTTGTTCTGTTGTTTCTTGAATTACTTCGTTTTGACAAAGACGCGTGTATTCGGGATAAGGAAGATAGGGAGTTTCTAAGGTAGCTATTTTTTCTTTGACAGCGAGGGAATTTGGAGTAATTAGACTTTCTAATAGGTTTAATTCTTTCATTTGTTGCATAATCGCTATTTTCAAATAATCAACTCCTTCATTACTTGCGCCAGATATTTCACTAAAGGCTTTGACACTGGGGTATTTTTTTACTAGCGCAGATCTATCTAAATTCCAAATCCCTTGGTCTATTTTATTAACAACTATAATAATTGGTGCGTATTTGGCTACACTAGTTATCATGTTTAACCAGTATTCTAGTGCTTGTGCTTTTTGGACAATATCTGTTACTAGTAAATAAACACATTTACGAGAAAAACCACATTGATATACAGAGTGCATATTGGGAGTAGCACCAAAATCCCAAAGATTTACAGTCAACTGATCATGTTTCCAAATATTAGTCTCTAGTCCCATAGTTGGGATATAATCGTGTAAATATTCTTTTCCTAATAATTTTCTTGCTATAGAAGTTTTCCCTACTCCTTGTGAACCAATCAGGATAACTTTTGCTTCATTAAGATGTTCAGATTCTGCTGTTTGATATTCTAGATAGTATTTAATAATGCTAAGAGGTTGGTGAACCTTTTCTAAGATTTCATTAGGAATCGGTAGAGGATTTTTGCGCAGATCTAAGTTTTTTAAGTTATTAAGTTCTTGCAGTTCTGAAGGTATACTAGTTATAGAGTTGTCCCCGAGGTAGAGTCCCTTTAGCTGTTGCAACTGCGCTATTTCCGGGGGTATAGCAGTTAATTTATTATTACCTGCGTAGATAATTTTTAACTCTTGCAGTTGAGCGATTTCTGGGGGTATAACAGTTAATTTATTATGACTGAGATAAAGTCTTTTGAGTTTAGTTAATTTGCCAATTTCTGAAGGTAAAGCAGTGAGTTTGTTATCTTTGAGATTGAGTTTAGTGATTTGAGTTAATTCACCGATCGCGGGAGGAAGTTCGGTTAGTTGTTCACCGTTGATGGTAAAGTCGACGGATCTGGTTTGCTTAGCTTGGGCGATCGCCTGTAACACTTCTTCTTCAGTCATGATTAAGATCACTACGCTCTATCTTAAAATCATACCCAATCGACTCCAAAAATGAACAACTGTTGCTATATTTATCTTCATGGTTTCGCTTCTGGTCCCAAATCTAGTAAAGCACAATACTTTTGGCATCGCTATGCTGAGTTGGGGATATCTTTATCTATTCCTGATCTTAATCAAGGGGACTTTTCCGATTTAACTCTGACACGACAGTTACAACAAGTGGGAAAGATCATTAAACAGGTAAATACTCCAGTTATCTTGATTGGTTCGAGTTTTGGGGGTTTGACAGGGGTTTGGTTATCTCAAAATTATCCCCAGATTCAAAGCTTGATTTTACTCGCACCCGCTTTTAATTTTTTGTTCCAGCTCAACGCTTTACTAGGAGAAGAAGCTATG
This window contains:
- a CDS encoding glycosyltransferase family 39 protein, with the protein product MNKSAWLWCGAIAFIAFLVNLGSTGLVDETEPLFAEAARGMKVSGDWITPYFNGETRFDKPPLVYWGMAIAFHLLGVNEWGVRLPSALGAIAVCFLAFYTVLRFHPKGSYLVPPIFAFNLHTLIWARTGVSDMLLTGCISSALLCFFWGYSRGDQLKTSPSLTQFPSNWYLAFYILLALAVLTKGPVGLILPGLIVVAFLIYTGNMKAVLGEMGIIWGTIIFLGLSVPWYVLVILRHGNSYISNFFGYHNLERFTSVVNRHSAPWYFYFLVILVLFAPWSVYLPVAIARVKFWRRRFWRLQPRSQQLSLFALVWFVTVFGFFSIAVTKLPSYTLPLIPAASILVSLLWSEIKVSRPILISIVANIVLVFILAVFFWYSPQIIGPDPAVIDLPEIIAASGLPERGAVIWALTGIVMIFLVRNKQWWRWIIWTNLVGFVAFFLLVLTPTVFLIDSVRQLPLRQLSTTAIEVQKPQEELFMLGFTKPSVVFYTQNHVNFFRSSGSFEDHLQAWREKQTPTDSMLIITYTQKLEEFELDQRDYELIEQQGVYLLLRVAKI
- a CDS encoding DUF29 domain-containing protein; translation: MDQLNTYDQDFYQWTLEQAKAIEDRNLNILDWANLKEEIEALGRSEYNAVVSLLLKEIEHLLKIDYVPIPDCKNKWTAEVIAFKKGIKRKISPSMKPKLEIEFEEIYTDAREIVEAEYKITLPKESPYNLDQLLNHESTTDYLSRRSIC
- a CDS encoding trans-aconitate 2-methyltransferase; translated protein: MNQPPTIYPGEVFADTSDFDLGIRQLIPRYDEMLEVITLCVPVEATHLIELGCGTGELTLKLLKRCPNARLISLDYSPRMVASTKAKVVEQGYQERCQVLSADFGEWATGGQIEGNIPTNCDACVSSLAIHHLSDEMKGKLFKCIAQHLKPGGYFWNADPVLPESSYLADTYETQRTNWIEQQGTTREAIKSKLGQSEAYGYSGQDRLATLADHLALLQLAGFRNVAVPWKYFNLAVFGGWV
- a CDS encoding PIN/TRAM domain-containing protein, which produces MLDAIIIILFIIAGGGIGFDSVNLLPDSVLAEVSNVEALRLVTAVFAAIIGLAVGLVAQTTYRRLEAQIRNTPIEVILTRAVGLVVGLLVANLMLAPIFLLPIPQEFGFIKPMMAILGSIMFAFLGIDLADTHGRAFLRLINPHSMESILVSEGMLEPASTKIIDTSCIIDGRIEQLFNTGFLEGQILIPQFVLHELQQLADATNDQKRIRGRRGLDILNRIQDSFPEQIIINPVDYEDIPTVDAKLVHLAQEINATLVTNDYNLSKVANLQKVNILNINDLAQSMRPIYLPGDPIDIKIIKQGKEPTQGIGYLEDGTMVVVEEGRNYVGAEARVIVTSALQTSAGRMIFAKPQASVTA
- a CDS encoding ABC transporter substrate-binding protein, with translation MKQSSQRSVILLMTGGLLIASPNVALNNINIPATSPINTGTIAAGNGLKLGTLVPTTGDLSSIGQNMPVAADLAVETINACGGVNGAPVTLINEDDQTDPAAGASAMTKLTEVDRVAGVVGSFASSVSSAAVEIAARNQVMLVSPGSTSPVFTERARNGEFNGFWARTAPPDTYQAKALAALAKKQGLNNVSTVVINNDYGVGFEQQFVTSFENLGGTIVNRDQPVRHEPKATTLDTEAAAAFGGGAEGVAAILYAETGSILLQSAFKQGLTENVTILLTDGVYSPEFVEQVGKTPEGKSIIAGALGTVPAASGVGLDAFTTLWQNSTGKQVTAYVPHTWDAAVLLMLAAEAAKANTGEGISSKIREVANAPGVEVSDPCEAMELVRQGQDINYQGASGDVDIDEYGDVVGNYDVWRVNEDGSLEVIDTVAPAE
- a CDS encoding COR domain-containing protein, translating into MTEEEVLQAIAQAKQTRSVDFTINGEQLTELPPAIGELTQITKLNLKDNKLTALPSEIGKLTKLKRLYLSHNKLTVIPPEIAQLQELKIIYAGNNKLTAIPPEIAQLQQLKGLYLGDNSITSIPSELQELNNLKNLDLRKNPLPIPNEILEKVHQPLSIIKYYLEYQTAESEHLNEAKVILIGSQGVGKTSIARKLLGKEYLHDYIPTMGLETNIWKHDQLTVNLWDFGATPNMHSVYQCGFSRKCVYLLVTDIVQKAQALEYWLNMITSVAKYAPIIIVVNKIDQGIWNLDRSALVKKYPSVKAFSEISGASNEGVDYLKIAIMQQMKELNLLESLITPNSLAVKEKIATLETPYLPYPEYTRLCQNEVIQETTEQLDLVHLLENIGVIIFKEEHLIKPEWLVNNLAQIFNNTSFQQATQGIVNPNQIQQLLQLPNLEQSRLLIQVIQSLELGYLTETKDNLIIPYLLTEVDPVTDNWDEALTVQYKYNELLPQILSRLTVRMQKYIDQQLYWRHGIVLTSRGDKAIVKANPLAKTITIAVKGKAETKLDFFKAICNQLEKVNLATPGVKAAQQQPEREQEQIPETPALETPTEEEIVSPPRKKKLNPWFIYLGLFVVVLVLIIALTR
- a CDS encoding YqiA/YcfP family alpha/beta fold hydrolase encodes the protein MNNCCYIYLHGFASGPKSSKAQYFWHRYAELGISLSIPDLNQGDFSDLTLTRQLQQVGKIIKQVNTPVILIGSSFGGLTGVWLSQNYPQIQSLILLAPAFNFLFQLNALLGEEAMTQWRNERYYLFYHHAIERSLPLHYQFIVDLAQYPDQELKRSLPTLIFHGVNDTIIPIESSLQYRDTHPHTQLVELNSDHNLTDVLPDMWSLLRNYIV